A region from the Lycium barbarum isolate Lr01 chromosome 8, ASM1917538v2, whole genome shotgun sequence genome encodes:
- the LOC132605321 gene encoding 18.1 kDa class I heat shock protein-like: MSLIALFNGRKSHARHVQNPHYPPPPAPATTITHQFQTNQDRQDPYILPTTKITRQSQTNRGRQDPYDPSREFYLQNPRSLIAPALSFAQESQSQAQIEYKETPEAHVFRANLHGYKKEEVKVQVENDRVLKITGEKKLVQKQYDNWHHFQRRNGNYSTAFNLPQDARADKVKSSMENGLLVITVPKKGAKKSKTFFFI, encoded by the coding sequence ATGTCTTTAATAGCTCTATTTAACGGTCGCAAAAGCCATGCACGGCATGTACAAAATCCTCATTATCCTCCACCACCAGCACCAGCAACAACAATTACGCATCAATTCCAAACAAATCAGGATCGACAGGATCCTTACATTTTACCAACAACCAAAATTACCCGTCAATCTCAAACTAATAGAGGTCGACAGGATCCTTATGATCCCTCACGTGAATTTTATCTTCAAAACCCTCGTTCTCTCATAGCACCAGCATTATCCTTTGCTCAAGAATCCCAATCTCAAGCACAAATTGAGTATAAAGAAACCCCAGAGGCACATGTTTTTAGAGCTAATTTGCATGGATATAAGAAAGAAGAAGTGAAGGTACAGGTGGAAAATGATAGAGTCCTAAAGATTACTGGGGAGAAGAAATTAGTACAAAAACAATATGATAATTGGCACCATTTTCAGAGAAGAAATGGGAATTATTCTACTGCTTTTAACTTGCCTCAGGATGCTAGGGCTGATAAGGTGAAATCATCAATGGAGAATGGATTGCTTGTTATTACTGTTCCAAAGAAGGGAGCCAAGAAAtctaaaacatttttttttatataa